A segment of the Actinomyces sp. oral taxon 171 str. F0337 genome:
TCTTCTCCGGGAACAGGCCGTATTGATTACCAGTTACCCCAAGTGACCGCACACTGCGGCCCCATCCGCTCGTCAGGAGAGTCATGATTCACGACGTCGTTATCGTCGGCTCCGGCCCCGCCGGCTACACAGCCGCCATCTACGCGGCCCGTGCCCAGCTCAACCCGGTCGTCCTGGCCGGCTCGGTGACTGCGGGCGGCGCCCTGATGAACACGACCGAGGTGGAGAACTACCCCGGCTTCATCGAGGGGATCATGGGTCCCGAGCTCATGAACCAGATGCAGGAGCAGGCCGAGCGCTTCGGTACCGACATCCGCTACGAGGACGTCACCGCCCTCGAGCTGGAGGGCGACGTCAAGCGCATCACCACCTCCGACGGCGTCTACGAGGCCCGCACGGTCATCATCTCCACCGGCTCTGAGTACCGGCACCTGGGGATCGACGGGGAGGAGCGCCTCTCGGGCCACGGTGTGTCCTACTGCGCCACCTGCGACGGGTTCTTCTTCAAGGACCAGGACATCGTCGTCGTCGGTGGCGGGGACTCGGCCATGGAGGAGGCCACTTTCCTGACCCGCTTCGCCCGCTCCGTGACGGTGGTCCACCGCCGTGATGAGCTGCGCGCCTCGGCGGTCATGGCCAAGCGCGCCCAGGAGGACCCGAAGATCTCCTTCGCCTGGAACTCGCGAGTCGTCGAGCTTCACGGCGAGGACTCGCTGACCGGTGTCACCCTGGAGGACACTGTCACCGGGGAGCGCCGCCAGATCGAGGCCACGGGCCTGTTCGTCGCCATCGGTCAGGTGCCGCGCAGCGAGCTCGTCGCCGACGTCCTCGAGCTCGACGAGGCCGGCTACATCAAGGTCGAGGTTCCCTCGCAGCGCACCCGCATTCCCGGGGTCTTCGCCTGCGGTGACGTCGCCGACCCCACGTACCAGCAGGCGATCACGGCGGCCGGATCCGGCTGCCGCGCCGCACTCGACGCCGAGCACTACCTGACCACTCTGCAGGCCTGACCCGGCGCCTCTCTCCACCCAGCACGGGGCGGGCAGGCTCCGCCGACGTCGGAGAACCGGCACGCCCCATCCCGACTCACCCATTCACAACGTTCGAGGAGAACAATCATGTCTGAGGCTCTCGCCGTCACCGACGCCACCTTCGAGGAGGAGGTCCTCAAGTCCGAGGTGCCCGTCGTCATCGACTTCTGGGCCGAGTGGTGCGGCCCCTGCCGCCAGATGGCGCCGATTGTGGACGAGGTCGCCACCGACTTCGGTGACAAGGTCAAGTTCGTCAAGGTCGATGTGGACGCCAACCCGGCCACGGCCCGCTCCTACGGCGTGCGTTCCATCCCGACCTTCGCCGTGGTGCGCGACGGCGAGATCTTCCACCAGTTCAGCGGCTCGCGCCCGAAGGCCTCCTTCAAGGCCGAGGTGGAGAAGGTCCTGGCCTGAGGCTTGGGCTTCGCCCCTCTTCTCATTCTCACACATCGGCCTCGCTGAGCCGCCCCCTCACGGGTGTCTCTCGGCGGGGCCGATGTATTGTCCCGCCGATTGTCTGATGTC
Coding sequences within it:
- the trxB gene encoding thioredoxin-disulfide reductase; the protein is MIHDVVIVGSGPAGYTAAIYAARAQLNPVVLAGSVTAGGALMNTTEVENYPGFIEGIMGPELMNQMQEQAERFGTDIRYEDVTALELEGDVKRITTSDGVYEARTVIISTGSEYRHLGIDGEERLSGHGVSYCATCDGFFFKDQDIVVVGGGDSAMEEATFLTRFARSVTVVHRRDELRASAVMAKRAQEDPKISFAWNSRVVELHGEDSLTGVTLEDTVTGERRQIEATGLFVAIGQVPRSELVADVLELDEAGYIKVEVPSQRTRIPGVFACGDVADPTYQQAITAAGSGCRAALDAEHYLTTLQA
- the trxA gene encoding thioredoxin — encoded protein: MSEALAVTDATFEEEVLKSEVPVVIDFWAEWCGPCRQMAPIVDEVATDFGDKVKFVKVDVDANPATARSYGVRSIPTFAVVRDGEIFHQFSGSRPKASFKAEVEKVLA